A single region of the Capra hircus breed San Clemente chromosome 14, ASM170441v1, whole genome shotgun sequence genome encodes:
- the RRS1 gene encoding ribosome biogenesis regulatory protein homolog: MEGQSVEELLAKAERDEAEKLQRITVQKELELEFDLGNLLASDRNPPTRLRHAGPTQEAELRALARGNTQLLINQLWQLPTERVEEALVARLPEPSTRLPREKPVPRPRPLTRWQQFARLKGIRPKKKTNLVWDEVSGQWRRRWGYQRARDDTKEWLIEVPGNADPMEDQFAKRIQAKKERVAKNELNRLRNLARAHKMQLPSAAGMHPTGHQSKEELGRAMQVAKVSTASVGRFQERLPKEKAPRGSGKKRKFQPLFGDFAAERKSQLEMLRVMNSKKPQLDITRATNKQMREEDQEEAAKRRKMSQKGKRKGGRQGPGGKRKGGPPSQGGKRKGGLGGKMNSGPPGLSGKRKGGQHQGGKRRK, from the coding sequence ATGGAGGGCCAGAGCGTGGAGGAGCTGCTGGCAAAGGCGGAGCGGGACGAGGCAGAGAAGCTACAGCGCATCACGGTGCAGAAGGAATTGGAGCTGGAGTTCGACCTGGGTAATTTGCTGGCCTCTGACCGGAACCCCCCGACCCGGCTGCGGCACGCGGGACCCACACAGGAGGCCGAGCTGAGGGCCCTGGCGCGGGGCAACACGCAGCTGCTCATCAACCAGCTGTGGCAGCTGCCTACCGAGCGCGTGGAGGAGGCGCTGGTGGCACGGCTGCCGGAACCCAGCACTCGTCTGCCGCGCGAGAAGCCGGTGCCCAGGCCGCGGCCGCTTACTCGCTGGCAGCAGTTTGCGCGCCTCAAGGGTATCCGTCCCAAAAAGAAAACCAATCTGGTGTGGGACGAGGTGAGCGGCCAGTGGCGCCGCCGCTGGGGCTACCAGCGCGCCCGCGACGACACCAAGGAGTGGCTGATCGAGGTGCCGGGCAATGCCGACCCCATGGAGGACCAGTTCGCCAAGCGGATTCAGGCTAAGAAGGAACGGGTGGCCAAGAACGAACTGAACCGGCTGCGTAACCTGGCCCGCGCGCACAAGATGCAGCTGCCCAGCGCGGCCGGCATGCACCCTACTGGACACCAGAGTAAGGAGGAGCTGGGCCGCGCCATGCAGGTGGCCAAGGTCTCCACTGCCTCTGTGGGGCGCTTCCAGGAGCGCCTGCCCAAGGAGAAGGCTCCCAGGGGCTCTGGCAAGAAGAGGAAGTTTCAGCCTCTTTTCGGGGACTTTGCGGCCGAGAGAAAGAGCCAGTTGGAGATGCTGCGAGTGATGAACAGCAAAAAGCCTCAGTTGGACATTACGAGGGCCACCAATAAGCAGATGAGAGAGGAGGACCAGGAGGAGGCGGCTAAGCGGAGGAAAATGAGTCAGAAGGGCAAGAGAAAGGGGGGCCGACAGGGTCCCGGGGGTAAGAGGAAAGGGGGCCCGCCCAGCcaaggagggaagaggaaaggggGTTTGGGAGGCAAGATGAATTCCGGACCTCCCGGCCTGAGTGGCAAGAGAAAAGGGGGGCAACACcaaggaggaaagaggaggaagtAA